From Musa acuminata AAA Group cultivar baxijiao chromosome BXJ3-8, Cavendish_Baxijiao_AAA, whole genome shotgun sequence, one genomic window encodes:
- the LOC103974220 gene encoding nuclear poly(A) polymerase 1, with product MESSGLVKRSNGHLGVTEPISWSGPTEYDVIKTQELEKYLADAGLYESQEEAVSREEILGRLDQIVKIWVKKVSRAKGFNEQFVQEANAKIFTFGSYRLGVHGPGADIDTLCVGPRHATREEDFFTELHNMLSEMPEVTELHPVPDAHVPVMRFKFSGVSIDLLYAKLSLWVIPEDLDISQDSILQNADEQTVRSLNGCRVTDQILRLVPNIQNFRTTLRCMRFWAKRRGVYSNVAGFLGGINWALLVARICQLYPNALPSMLVSRFFRVYTQWRWPNPVMLCEIQEGTLGLPIWDPRRNFRDRLHQMPIITPAYPCMNSSYNVSSSTLRVMTEEFQRGNEICEAMEANKADWDTLFEPYPFFEAYKNYLEIDITADNESDLRKWKGWVESRLRTLTLKIERHTFGMLHCHPCPRDFSDKSRPFHCCYFMGLQRKQGVPVQESEQFDIRGTVDDFKNSVSMYTLWKPGMEIQVSHRKRRNVPLFVFPGGVRPSRPPKVAGVDGHAVSGRKVSDMVHAGKPAGNVSHVADASTDRKQMEGKGASCDPIVESSSESRKGKQLDNRTDSNAANMNNLVDHILKPSEMGTPSSFANGVLDVPDESRKRKCMDVTTDSFATGSEFQADHSFKRPETSAAIAASVGPVTEVDNGESIFCSKEAETLAISKITSVPPSNLAALPEGLDELEYFESQGHDKGFGGPVGGHSVESSTVKDAITQLGSSYGSNTKNGGVEELEKSSELSAPYLGGAPASTANTQRKPLRLRLSTVAKSAGERS from the exons ATGGAGAGCTCTGGATTAGTTAAACGGAGTAACGGGCACCTTGGGGTCACCGAGCCAATCTCGTGGAGTGGGCCGACTGAATATGATGTGATCAAGACACAGGAGCTCGAAAAG TATCTTGCAGATGCTGGGTTGTATGAAAGCCAGGAAGAAGCTGTTTCCAGGGAAGAGATTCTGGGAAGATTGGACCAG ATTGTGAAAATATGGGTCAAGAAAGTTAGCAGGGCCAAGGGATTCAATGAGCAGTTTGTCCAAGAAGCAAATGCCAAGATATTTACTTTTGGTTCTTACAGACTCGGG GTGCATGGCCCTGGTGCTGATATAGACACATTATGTGTGGGTCCAAGACATGCTACTAGAGAA GAGGACTTCTTCACAGAACTGCATAATATGTTGTCTGAGATGCCAGAAGTGACAGAACTGCATCCTGTCCCAGATGCTCATGTACCTGTGATGAGGTTTAAGTTTAGTGGAGTCTCCATTGATCTTCTTTATGCTAAACTATCACTTTGGGTCATACCTGAA GACCTGGACATCTCACAGGACTCTATATTACAAAATGCTGATGAGCAGACTGTTCGTAGTTTAAATGGGTGTAGAGTCACTGATCAAATTTTACGCTTGGTACCAAATATTCAG AATTTTCGCACAACCTTGCGTTGCATGAGGTTTTGGGCCAAGCGCCGTGGTGTTTACTCGAAT GTTGCAGGGTTCCTTGGTGGTATAAACTGGGCATTGCTTGTTGCTCGTATATGTCAATTGTACCCAAATGCACTGCCAAGCATGTTGGTTTCTCGCTTTTTCCGGGTCTACACTCAATGGCGATGGCCAAATCCTGTGATGCTTTGTGAAATTCAAGAGGGTACTCTTGGGCTTCCTATTTGGGATCCTAGAAGAAATTTCAGAGACAGACTTCACCAGATGCCCATTATAACACCTGCTTATCCTTGTATGAATTCTAGCTACAATGTGTCATCATCTACATTGCGTGTGATGACTGAAGAGTTCCAGCGTGGAAACGAGATCTGCGAG GCAATGGAGGCAAACAAAGCTGACTGGGACACCCTTTTCGAGCCCTATCCCTTCTTTGAAGCCTACAAGAATTATCTTGAGATAGATATCACTGCAGACAATGAATCCGACCTTAGGAAGTGGAAAGGTTGGGTAGAATCTCGACTTCGCACACTGACACTAAAG ATTGAAAGGCACACATTTGGCATGCTTCACTGTCATCCTTGCCCACGTGATTTCTCGGACAAATCGAGACCATTTCACTGCTGTTACTTCATGGGTCTGCAAAGAAAACAAGGAGTTCCAGTACAAGAGAGTGAGCAATTTGACATAAGGGGAACGGTGGATGATTTTAAGAACTCTGTAAGCATGTATACTTTGTGGAAACCTGGAATGGAGATCCAAGTTTCTCACAGAAAACGCAGAAATGTTCCATTGTTTGTTTTTCCTGGAGGTGTACGGCCTTCTCGTCCTCCTAAAGTTGCAGGGGTGGACGGTCATGCTGTCTCTGGAAGAAAGGTTTCTGATATGGTTCATGCTGGAAAACCTGCTGGGAATGTATCTCATGTGGCAGATGCATCTACTGACAGGAAGCAAATGGAAGGAAAAGGTGCTTCTTGTGATCCGATCGTTGAATCTTCCAGTGAATCAAGAAAGGGAAAACAATTAGATAATAGGACAGACAGCAATGCTGCTAATATGAATAATCTGGTTGATCATATATTGAAGCCATCTGAAATGGGAACGCCGTCTTCATTTGCCAATGGGGTCTTAGATGTGCCTGATGAATcaagaaagagaaaatgcatGGATGTCACAACAGATAGCTTTGCTACTGGTTCAGAGTTTCAGGCAGATCATTCATTTAAACGACCTGAAACTTCAGCTGCCATTGCTGCTTCAGTTGGCCCTGTTACTGAAGTTGACAATGGCGAATCTATTTTTTGCTCTAAAGAAGCTGAGACATTGGCAATCAGTAAAATAACTAGTGTGCCACCTAGCAACCTTGCTGCTCTGCCGGAGGGACTTGATGAGCTTGAATACTTTGAATCTCAGGGCCATGATAAGGGTTTCGGAGGTCCTGTTGGTGGCCACTCTGTGGAGTCTTCTACTGTCAAAGATGCCATTACGCAACTTGGAAGTTCTTATGGCAGCAACACAAAGAATGGAGGCGTAGAAGAGCTTGAG AAATCTTCAGAGCTTTCTGCTCCATATCTGGGAGGAGCTCCTGCTTCAACAGCCAATACACAACGCAAGCCCCTAAG GTTGAGGTTGTCTACGGTGGCGAAATCTGCTGGAGAGAGATCATGA